In Vibrio japonicus, one DNA window encodes the following:
- a CDS encoding PhoH family protein — translation MGNTDRKLFVLDTNILLHEPLAIYSFQEHDVVVPMTVLEELDRIKDSKRDVARDARVAIRALEALFKDATPDEISEGIPISREKEDTGHIAILADYELQETVKAFADKAGDNRILNAVIYLQNKRAPREVVLITKDINMRLRAKGAGVRFVEDYRTDQLIDDVQYLTKGFQQIEGDFWSNIEQVESKNLAGNTFHTLDREPFEPTYINQYVIDEESDFAGRVEEITPEKITIKDLSRERMMHRRAWDIMPKNIYQGMALDALLDPDIDLVILTGAAGSGKTLLAMAAALEQTIERKMFDKIIVTRNTPDIGESIGFLPGTEEEKMLPWLAAVTDTLEALHKNDHCTEGSLKYICDKANIQFKSINFMRGRSIQNAFVLLDECQNLTASQIKTIITRCGEGTKIVCSGNLAQIDSHYLTPVTSGLTYMVERFKNFEGSANIHLNGVVRSRLAEFAEENL, via the coding sequence ATGGGCAACACGGATCGAAAACTATTCGTCCTCGACACCAACATCCTTCTTCATGAACCTTTAGCTATCTACTCCTTCCAAGAGCATGACGTCGTCGTCCCAATGACAGTACTCGAAGAACTTGACCGAATCAAAGACAGCAAACGCGATGTAGCGCGTGATGCTCGTGTAGCTATTCGCGCCCTCGAAGCGCTGTTTAAAGACGCCACCCCAGATGAAATTTCTGAAGGTATTCCGATTAGCCGTGAAAAAGAAGACACCGGCCATATCGCCATTCTCGCAGACTATGAACTGCAAGAAACCGTAAAAGCGTTTGCCGACAAAGCCGGTGACAACCGCATTCTCAATGCCGTAATTTATCTCCAGAACAAACGCGCTCCACGAGAAGTCGTGTTAATTACCAAAGACATCAACATGCGTTTGCGTGCCAAAGGTGCCGGCGTTCGCTTTGTTGAAGACTATCGTACTGACCAACTCATCGACGATGTTCAATACCTCACTAAAGGCTTTCAGCAAATTGAAGGTGACTTTTGGAGCAACATTGAACAAGTTGAAAGCAAGAACCTTGCAGGTAACACCTTCCACACGCTTGACAGAGAGCCTTTTGAGCCGACTTACATCAACCAATATGTGATTGATGAAGAGAGTGACTTTGCAGGGCGTGTGGAAGAAATTACACCCGAAAAAATCACCATTAAAGATCTCAGCCGCGAGCGAATGATGCACCGCCGCGCGTGGGATATTATGCCGAAAAACATCTACCAAGGTATGGCGCTGGATGCGCTTCTCGATCCTGATATTGACTTGGTGATCTTAACTGGCGCAGCTGGTAGTGGTAAAACCTTGCTAGCAATGGCAGCAGCCCTTGAGCAAACCATTGAAAGGAAAATGTTCGATAAGATCATCGTGACCCGAAACACACCAGATATTGGCGAGTCGATCGGTTTCCTACCCGGCACAGAAGAAGAAAAGATGTTGCCGTGGCTTGCCGCTGTGACCGATACACTGGAAGCGCTTCATAAGAATGATCACTGTACAGAAGGCTCTCTCAAGTACATCTGCGACAAAGCCAATATTCAGTTTAAATCCATCAACTTCATGCGCGGACGTTCCATCCAAAATGCCTTTGTGTTGTTGGATGAATGCCAAAACTTAACCGCCTCTCAAATCAAAACCATCATAACGCGTTGTGGGGAAGGCACAAAAATCGTCTGTTCCGGTAACCTCGCGCAGATCGATTCGCACTATCTCACCCCGGTAACTTCCGGTTTAACCTACATGGTCGAGCGATTTAAAAACTTTGAAGGCAGCGCCAACATCCACCTTAACGGCGTGGTAAGAAGCCGCTTGGCAGAGTTTGCGGAAGAGAATTTATAA
- the rapA gene encoding RNA polymerase-associated protein RapA: MTFALGQRWISDTESDLGLGTVVALDARTVTLMFAASEENRVYARSDAPVTRVTFNSGDVIDCQEGWSLKVDQVLEDQGLFTYIGTREDTGEEEVVLREIMLSNQIRFNKPQDKLFAGQIDRMDNFVLRYRALLNQYEQHKSPMRGLCGMRAGLIPHQLYIAHEVGRRHAPRVLLADEVGLGKTIEAGMIIHQQVLAGRAERILIVVPETLQHQWLVEMMRRFNLHFSIFDEERCVESYADSENPFDTQQYVLCSLDFLRKSRKRFEQALEGEWDLLVVDEAHHLEWSPEKPSREYQVIEGLAENTPGVLLLTATPEQLGRESHFARLRLLDSDRFFDYEEFVKEEEQYAPVADSVSALFSGHKLENDAKNQITELLSEQDVEPLFRIIESNSDEEEKAAARQELIDNLMDRHGTGRVLFRNTRAAIKGFPARNVNLIPMPIPQQYTTSMRVSGMIGGKMTPEARAMKNLYPEEIFQEFEGEDSSWWQFDSRVNWLLEKITDKRSEKILVIASRASTALQLEQALREREGIRATVFHEGMSILERDKAAAYFAQEEGGAQVLICSEIGSEGRNFQFANQLVMFDLPFNPDLLEQRIGRLDRIGQNRDVDIHVPYLQGTSQAILARWFDEGLNAFAETCPTGRSVYDRFSEQLIGMLASGDVTELDEVIVESAAMNKELKAQLEQGRDRLLEMHSNGGEKAQAIVEKIAATDGDTNLVTFALSLFDTIGLNQDDKGENALVVTPSEHMMVPSYPGLPYEGATITFDRDTALSREDMHFISWEHPMIQGGIDLLMSEGVGTTAVSLLKNKALPVGTMLLELVYKVDAQAPKRSGISRFLPTTPIRLMLDGKGNDLSAQVEFDSFNRQLSPVGRHIATKLVASVQAQVHQMITAGDKLVVEKVAAIREQAQKEMQSSLNAELERLQALKAVNPNIRDEEIEAIDEQIKELTGYIGQAQYQLDSLRMIVVSHN, from the coding sequence ATGACATTTGCTTTGGGCCAGCGCTGGATTAGCGATACAGAGAGCGATCTAGGTTTAGGAACCGTTGTTGCATTGGACGCGCGTACTGTGACTTTAATGTTTGCAGCTTCTGAAGAAAACCGAGTGTACGCTCGAAGTGATGCACCAGTAACCCGAGTGACTTTTAATAGTGGTGACGTGATTGATTGCCAGGAAGGCTGGTCATTAAAAGTAGATCAAGTGCTCGAAGATCAAGGTCTATTTACTTACATCGGTACGCGTGAAGATACAGGCGAAGAAGAGGTTGTACTGCGTGAGATCATGCTGAGTAACCAAATCCGATTCAACAAGCCTCAGGATAAGCTGTTCGCGGGTCAAATCGATCGTATGGACAACTTTGTTCTGCGTTACCGCGCTTTGCTGAACCAGTATGAACAGCACAAGAGCCCAATGCGCGGACTTTGTGGCATGCGTGCTGGCCTCATTCCTCATCAGCTATATATCGCGCACGAAGTGGGTCGTAGACACGCACCACGTGTATTACTTGCCGATGAAGTGGGACTGGGTAAGACCATCGAAGCGGGTATGATCATTCACCAGCAGGTGTTAGCGGGTCGTGCTGAACGCATTTTAATTGTGGTACCAGAAACATTGCAGCATCAGTGGCTCGTTGAGATGATGCGTCGATTTAACCTGCATTTTTCTATCTTTGACGAAGAGCGTTGCGTTGAGTCGTATGCCGATTCAGAGAACCCATTTGATACGCAACAATACGTATTATGTTCTCTGGACTTTTTACGTAAGAGTCGAAAACGCTTTGAACAAGCGCTGGAAGGCGAGTGGGATCTGTTGGTTGTCGATGAAGCGCACCACTTAGAGTGGAGCCCTGAAAAACCAAGCCGCGAATACCAAGTGATTGAAGGCTTGGCGGAAAACACGCCAGGCGTACTTTTGTTAACGGCAACGCCAGAACAACTTGGTCGTGAAAGTCACTTCGCTCGTTTGCGTCTACTCGATTCTGACCGCTTTTTTGATTACGAAGAGTTCGTTAAAGAAGAAGAGCAATACGCGCCAGTTGCGGATTCTGTGAGTGCGCTTTTCTCTGGTCATAAACTTGAAAACGACGCTAAAAACCAGATTACCGAACTGCTTTCTGAGCAAGATGTCGAGCCGCTATTCCGCATTATTGAAAGCAATAGCGATGAAGAAGAAAAAGCGGCTGCGCGTCAAGAGTTGATTGACAACCTAATGGATCGCCACGGTACAGGACGCGTTTTGTTCCGTAATACGCGTGCGGCTATCAAAGGCTTCCCTGCGCGTAATGTGAATCTAATTCCAATGCCAATCCCGCAGCAGTACACCACCTCGATGCGTGTATCAGGCATGATTGGCGGTAAGATGACGCCAGAAGCGCGTGCGATGAAAAATCTTTATCCAGAAGAGATCTTCCAAGAGTTTGAAGGTGAAGATTCAAGCTGGTGGCAGTTCGATAGCCGTGTTAACTGGCTACTTGAAAAGATCACCGACAAGCGCAGTGAGAAGATCTTAGTGATCGCTTCACGTGCCAGTACCGCGCTGCAACTTGAACAGGCTCTGCGTGAGCGTGAAGGTATCCGCGCGACGGTATTCCACGAGGGTATGTCCATTCTTGAGCGTGATAAAGCTGCGGCTTACTTTGCGCAGGAAGAGGGCGGTGCTCAGGTTCTGATTTGTAGTGAAATTGGCTCAGAAGGCCGTAACTTCCAGTTTGCAAACCAGCTTGTGATGTTCGACTTGCCGTTCAACCCAGATTTGTTGGAACAGCGTATTGGCCGTTTGGACCGTATTGGTCAGAACCGCGATGTCGATATCCATGTGCCGTACCTGCAAGGTACTTCGCAGGCGATTTTAGCGCGCTGGTTTGATGAAGGCTTAAATGCGTTTGCGGAAACCTGTCCAACAGGTCGTTCTGTGTATGACCGATTCTCAGAGCAACTGATCGGCATGCTGGCGTCTGGCGATGTGACAGAGCTTGATGAAGTGATTGTAGAATCAGCAGCCATGAACAAAGAGCTCAAAGCGCAGCTAGAACAAGGTCGTGACCGTCTGTTGGAAATGCACTCCAATGGCGGCGAGAAAGCGCAGGCAATCGTCGAGAAGATTGCGGCAACTGATGGCGATACAAACTTGGTGACTTTCGCGCTAAGCCTGTTTGACACCATTGGCTTAAACCAAGATGACAAAGGTGAAAATGCGCTGGTAGTGACACCGTCTGAACACATGATGGTGCCAAGCTACCCAGGGCTTCCATACGAAGGCGCAACGATTACGTTTGACCGTGATACCGCTCTTTCGCGTGAAGACATGCACTTTATCAGCTGGGAACACCCAATGATCCAAGGTGGTATTGATCTTCTGATGAGTGAAGGTGTCGGTACAACGGCCGTTTCGCTGCTAAAGAACAAAGCATTGCCAGTAGGTACTATGCTGCTTGAGCTTGTCTACAAAGTGGACGCGCAAGCACCGAAGCGCAGTGGGATTAGCCGCTTCTTGCCAACCACGCCAATTCGTCTGATGTTAGATGGCAAAGGCAATGATCTTTCAGCGCAAGTTGAGTTTGACAGCTTTAACCGTCAGCTAAGCCCGGTAGGTCGTCACATCGCGACGAAACTGGTTGCTTCGGTTCAGGCACAAGTTCATCAAATGATTACCGCAGGTGATAAGCTGGTTGTTGAGAAAGTGGCGGCGATTCGTGAACAGGCGCAAAAAGAGATGCAATCTAGCCTGAACGCTGAGCTTGAACGTCTACAAGCACTGAAGGCGGTAAACCCGAACATCCGTGACGAAGAAATTGAAGCGATTGACGAGCAGATCAAAGAGCTGACTGGCTACATCGGCCAAGCTCAGTACCAGCTTGATTCGCTACGTATGATCGTAGTCTCGCACAACTAA
- the rluA gene encoding bifunctional tRNA pseudouridine(32) synthase/23S rRNA pseudouridine(746) synthase RluA, with protein sequence MAMLEYNPPCDPWVDIVFEDEHILAVNKPSGLLSVPGRAPEHHDSMWSRLQETYPEIQVVHRLDMCTSGLMVLAKNKRAESALKKQFQFRLTHKVYYARVWGHVEQEEGVIELPLICDWPNRPKQKVCFEDGKPSKTLFQIAKREEKTTIVRLLPITGRSHQLRVHMQALGHPIVGDEFYSEGEAFQFSNRLELHAAELSFYHPRSHWLRSIFVPCDFYPEAEEMIFNYFDPVRKLPDYKTLPRP encoded by the coding sequence ATGGCAATGCTAGAGTACAACCCACCTTGTGATCCTTGGGTGGATATTGTTTTTGAAGATGAACATATCTTGGCGGTGAATAAGCCATCGGGGCTTTTGTCGGTCCCTGGTCGAGCACCAGAGCATCATGACAGTATGTGGTCTAGACTTCAGGAAACGTATCCAGAGATCCAAGTGGTTCACCGTCTGGATATGTGTACGTCTGGTTTGATGGTGTTAGCAAAGAACAAACGTGCAGAAAGCGCACTGAAAAAGCAGTTTCAGTTTCGTTTAACCCACAAGGTCTATTACGCCAGAGTGTGGGGACATGTGGAGCAGGAAGAAGGCGTGATCGAACTGCCATTGATCTGCGACTGGCCGAACCGCCCGAAACAGAAAGTGTGTTTTGAGGACGGTAAACCCTCGAAAACGCTATTTCAGATAGCGAAACGTGAAGAGAAAACGACGATCGTCAGGCTATTGCCGATCACGGGGCGTTCTCATCAACTGCGTGTTCATATGCAGGCGTTGGGGCACCCGATTGTGGGCGATGAGTTTTACTCTGAGGGAGAGGCGTTCCAGTTCTCGAATCGCTTAGAACTCCATGCTGCAGAGTTAAGTTTTTATCATCCGCGTAGTCATTGGCTGCGTAGTATTTTCGTTCCTTGTGACTTTTATCCTGAAGCGGAAGAGATGATCTTTAACTATTTTGATCCTGTGCGAAAATTACCGGATTATAAAACGCTGCCAAGACCTTAA
- a CDS encoding D-2-hydroxyacid dehydrogenase, with the protein MSLPNVVFLDRATIPSQIELPHLPFDHQWIEYDFTSPDQVIERLKDAQVAITNKVVLDQNILQQLPTLKLIAVSATGYNNVDVEYCKERGIAVTNVQGYSTQSVPEHVIAMLFALRRNLMGYHNDIAKGEWQRHKQFCFFTHPIGDVAGSTIGIVGSGALGQATAVLAKAIGMKVIFAERKGVEVCRDGFVPFEQVLQNSDVVTLHCPLNENTRHLIGKPELGLMKSNAILINAGRGGLVDEAALVDALKRGMIAGAGVDVFTEEPADINNPLIENIDLPNLLLTPHVAWGSDSSIQKLANILMDNVAAYLEGKYQNRVV; encoded by the coding sequence ATGTCGCTGCCTAATGTTGTTTTTTTGGATCGAGCCACGATCCCATCCCAAATCGAACTTCCTCATCTACCTTTCGATCACCAGTGGATCGAATACGATTTTACCTCCCCAGATCAGGTGATCGAGCGTCTGAAAGATGCACAAGTCGCCATTACCAACAAGGTCGTTTTAGACCAAAATATTCTCCAGCAGCTACCGACGCTCAAACTCATCGCTGTGTCTGCAACGGGTTATAACAATGTGGATGTCGAATATTGTAAGGAACGCGGCATTGCCGTGACCAATGTGCAAGGTTACTCCACGCAATCTGTGCCTGAGCATGTGATTGCGATGCTCTTTGCTCTTAGGCGTAATCTAATGGGTTATCACAATGACATTGCCAAGGGAGAGTGGCAGCGCCATAAGCAGTTTTGTTTCTTTACGCATCCAATTGGCGATGTTGCGGGCTCAACGATTGGGATTGTCGGCTCTGGAGCGCTGGGACAGGCGACGGCAGTATTAGCCAAAGCGATTGGCATGAAGGTGATTTTTGCTGAACGAAAAGGCGTAGAAGTATGCCGTGATGGATTTGTTCCATTTGAACAAGTACTGCAAAACTCTGATGTCGTGACCTTACACTGCCCACTCAATGAGAATACGCGTCACTTAATTGGAAAGCCTGAGCTTGGCTTAATGAAATCTAACGCCATTTTGATTAACGCTGGCCGTGGTGGGCTAGTCGATGAGGCTGCTTTGGTCGATGCTTTAAAACGAGGCATGATTGCTGGTGCCGGTGTGGATGTTTTTACCGAAGAACCTGCAGATATCAATAATCCACTGATTGAGAATATCGATTTACCGAACTTGTTACTGACGCCGCATGTTGCTTGGGGAAGCGATTCTTCCATTCAAAAGCTCGCCAATATTTTGATGGACAATGTTGCTGCCTATTTAGAAGGGAAGTACCAAAACAGAGTAGTTTAA
- a CDS encoding YjgN family protein: MDQKQISNPVQFHGKGGEFFGIWIVNVLLSIITLGIYSAWAKVRTKRYFYGNTQIASDNFEYHATPIQILKGRIVAFVLIVIWTIGLSVHPAISSLFILIFYAALPWLIWSNARFDCAMTSYRNVHFSFVGSLGGAYKSLMGRGFVALLAIGAYFALVGFAAQFSQPLVVVLVIGSIFVMAAVQAWVLAGMHGYFINGYRYGDWQFSGDVEVGFFIKLAFKAAGLFLAAVIGLGLIIALLVGGLASFEALTNPYMVMAVIMGAAASYVLLLIVVGLLGAAMFAYMAVQTRNYLFSRVVIAKEAQENRFGLTSSMSTSGYVGLVVTNFLILIFTLGLGRAWVMVRTSHYVAEHTSVEGDMDLLLAADQDSDVKSAIGDEVAQAFDVNLGIG, from the coding sequence ATGGATCAGAAACAGATCTCCAACCCAGTGCAATTTCACGGGAAGGGGGGAGAGTTCTTTGGCATTTGGATCGTCAATGTTCTACTCTCAATCATCACGCTAGGTATCTACTCTGCTTGGGCCAAAGTGAGAACTAAGCGCTACTTCTACGGGAACACTCAAATTGCGAGTGATAACTTTGAATATCACGCGACGCCAATCCAAATTCTAAAAGGTCGAATTGTGGCTTTTGTGCTGATTGTCATTTGGACGATAGGGTTATCGGTGCATCCTGCTATTTCATCTCTTTTTATTCTTATTTTTTATGCAGCACTCCCGTGGTTAATTTGGAGTAATGCCCGTTTTGATTGCGCGATGACGAGTTATCGTAATGTGCATTTTAGCTTTGTGGGCTCACTTGGTGGTGCATACAAATCTCTAATGGGACGCGGTTTTGTTGCCTTGTTGGCGATAGGCGCTTACTTTGCGCTTGTTGGCTTCGCTGCTCAGTTTTCGCAGCCTTTAGTGGTTGTTTTGGTTATTGGCTCTATTTTTGTGATGGCGGCTGTGCAAGCTTGGGTGCTAGCGGGAATGCACGGCTACTTTATCAATGGTTATCGCTACGGTGACTGGCAGTTCTCGGGTGATGTGGAAGTTGGCTTCTTTATTAAACTGGCTTTCAAGGCCGCGGGTCTTTTCCTTGCTGCTGTCATTGGCCTTGGCCTTATCATTGCCCTTCTTGTTGGTGGCTTAGCTTCCTTTGAAGCGCTAACTAATCCGTACATGGTAATGGCAGTCATTATGGGAGCGGCGGCGTCGTACGTTTTACTATTGATTGTTGTCGGCTTACTGGGTGCGGCTATGTTTGCTTACATGGCAGTGCAAACCAGAAACTATCTGTTTAGCCGTGTCGTGATTGCAAAAGAAGCGCAAGAGAACCGCTTTGGATTGACTTCAAGTATGTCAACGTCAGGCTATGTAGGCCTTGTCGTGACGAACTTTTTGATCCTAATCTTCACTTTAGGTTTAGGTCGAGCGTGGGTAATGGTAAGAACTTCCCATTATGTCGCAGAGCATACGTCGGTTGAAGGTGATATGGATCTGTTGCTTGCTGCTGATCAAGATTCTGATGTGAAATCGGCAATCGGTGATGAAGTGGCACAAGCTTTTGATGTCAATTTAGGCATCGGTTAA
- a CDS encoding M48 family metallopeptidase, whose protein sequence is MRFLGVAFPPKSSLRYEAELDTTQANVLSLRVDGMIFSCDLMRAEISIPVGNLPIRIKLPDGWVFVVERSPELSQWLKSQRKIGWLDKLESNLFGWLISIVVCIAVIIGGYTHALPWVSEKVVLALPDAVAVELGEQTLEMLSSASEEWRDSELPEAQQAAIRQRVKSNLTSLEPLPYPVEIVFRSSTMGANAFALPGGKVVLLDELVQLAKTPQQLDSIILHEIGHIHHRHMMKRLVHSSILSVGVALLTGESSGVIDNLAGLGVFFLSAGHSRDAENEADLFAKQAMLTIYGTSEPMAEMFELFHQQESIEIPKWLSSHPDFDQRIQAARD, encoded by the coding sequence ATGCGATTTCTAGGGGTTGCTTTCCCGCCCAAAAGTTCTTTGCGCTATGAGGCTGAACTTGATACTACCCAAGCGAATGTATTGAGCTTGCGGGTGGACGGGATGATCTTCAGTTGTGACTTAATGCGTGCGGAGATCAGTATTCCGGTCGGAAATCTCCCGATTAGAATTAAGTTGCCCGATGGTTGGGTCTTTGTGGTTGAACGCAGTCCTGAACTCAGCCAGTGGCTGAAAAGTCAGCGCAAGATCGGTTGGCTAGACAAGCTCGAGTCCAACCTTTTTGGCTGGTTGATATCGATTGTGGTTTGTATCGCTGTGATTATTGGCGGTTACACTCACGCACTGCCTTGGGTGAGCGAGAAGGTGGTATTAGCGCTCCCTGATGCAGTGGCGGTTGAACTAGGCGAACAAACCTTGGAGATGCTCTCAAGCGCCTCTGAGGAATGGCGAGACAGTGAGTTGCCTGAGGCTCAGCAAGCAGCAATTCGTCAGCGTGTGAAGTCTAACTTAACGTCTTTAGAGCCGTTGCCGTATCCAGTCGAAATCGTGTTTCGCTCTTCAACCATGGGAGCCAACGCCTTTGCGCTGCCGGGTGGGAAAGTGGTCTTACTCGATGAGTTAGTGCAGCTGGCAAAAACTCCGCAGCAACTCGATAGTATTATCCTGCATGAAATTGGCCATATTCATCATCGTCATATGATGAAAAGGTTGGTGCATTCGAGCATTCTTTCTGTGGGTGTGGCATTGCTCACAGGGGAAAGTTCTGGGGTTATCGATAACCTTGCCGGTTTGGGGGTGTTTTTCTTGTCGGCAGGGCATTCCAGAGATGCAGAAAATGAGGCGGATCTGTTCGCTAAACAGGCAATGTTGACCATTTATGGTACGAGTGAGCCGATGGCTGAGATGTTTGAATTGTTCCACCAGCAAGAATCGATAGAGATTCCCAAGTGGTTAAGTTCTCATCCAGATTTCGACCAACGGATACAAGCCGCTCGGGACTAA